TAGGAGGAAGAGAGGGTCTTGTAGATACTGCGGTCCGTACATCACAGAGCGGTTATCTTCAGAGGCGTATGATCAACGCGCTTCAGGATCTGAAAGTAGGTTATGACAAGACAGTAAGAACATCAGGCGGTCGTATCATTCAGTTTAAGTACGGTGAGGATTCCACTGATCCGGCAAAGAGCTGTTATGGAGATCCGGTTGATGTGAAAGGTATTATCGAAAGTGTACTTGAAGAGGAGGTGTCCTGAGATGGATAAGAAAATGCTTAAAGAGATTGAAGATGCTGATCTTCCTTTCAAGACAAAGAATGACCTTCTGAAATACCTTGAAAGCAGAAAGATTACAAGAGAGCAGTTTGATGATATCATGGGCCGTATCAGGATCGAGTACAATAATACCAGAGTTGAACCCTGTGAAGCTGTTGGTGTTATAGCTGCCCAGTCCATTGGTGAACCGGGCACTCAGATGACCATGCGTACTTTCCACTACGCGGGTGTGGCTGAAATTAACGTCACCCTTGGTCTGCCGCGCCTTATCGAAATAATGGATGCAAGGAAAAATCCAAGCACTCCTACTATGACCATACATCTTGAAGGAGATTACTCAACAAACAGAGATATGGCGCGTGAGGTCAGCTGGCAGATTGAGGCCGCGCCGCTCCATGAATTCGGGGACATTACAACTGATATGCTTGAAATGGTTGTTGAGGTAAGACTTAACAGGGATGTATGCAAAAAGAGGAAAATATCTGTTGAAGATATCCTTGATCGTGCACCGGCCAAAATTAAGGAACGCAGCCATTACAGGGATTTTGAGTTTGAACAGGACATAGATGACGCCTGTCTGATATTCAAGCCTAAAAATCATGACAGTTATCAGAATCTTTTCACCCTTGCAGAATATGTACGAAATGTCATTGTTCAGGGCATAGATGACATTGAACGTGTTGTTGTCCGAAAGGAAAACGGAGAGTATATTCTATATACTGAAGGCTCTAATATAAAAGGTGTATTTGAGGTCGAGGGTGTAGATACATCCAGAACCAGAACAAACAACATCGCTGAAATTTCAGAAGTGCTTGGTATTGAGGCAGGCAGAAATGCAATTATCGATGAAGCTTTAAGCACACTTCGTGAACAGGGTATCCAGGTGGATGTCCGACACATTATGCTTGTTGCTGATATGATGTGCATGGAAGGTGAAGTTAAGCAGATTGGACGTCATGGTATTGCAGGTGAAAAGGAGAGTGTCCTTTCACGTGCTGCGTTTGAGGTTACTGTAAATCATCTTCTTGATGCGGCAATTGCCAATGAAGAAGATATTTTAGAAGGTGTAACTGAAAACGTCATTGTAGGACAGCCAATTCAGCTTGGAACCGGCGATGTAAAGCTTATAGCCAAAAAGAGGGTTGCCTGAATAAGGCCCCTTATTAATTAAATCTAAATTTAGGAGAATTTCAATGGATTTCGAAACGTCTCTCAGACGAGCAATCAAATCTGGTGCAGTAGTTAACGGACAGAAAGAGACCAGAAACTGTATAGAAGAAGGAAAAGCACAGATTGTGATTGTTGCTAATAATTGTCCCGGAGAATTTATAACATATCTTAAAGAAAAAGATGTTTTTGTCCACACATACAATGGATCAAGCATGCAGCTGGGTAAAACCTGCGGTAAGCCGTTTATGGTCAGCGCCCTTGCAGTTGAGGATGCAGGGGAATCTGACATTCTCTCACTTAAGAGGGCCTGATTATGGGTGAAATTGTATTGAATGAGCAGTCCCTTCAGCTGATGAAACAGTTTGAAGATATAACCGGAGCAGGAAGCCGTGACTGTATCATTGATGAGAAGAACGATCGTTTAATCTTCGTCATCAATCCTGGTGACATGGGCCGTGCAATCGGTAAACAGGGAACAAGCATTAAAAAAGCAGCAGAAGATCTCGGAAAAAAGATCGAAGTTGTGGAATTTTCAAACGAAGCTGAAGAATTCATTAAGAACTGTTTCCTTCCGGCAAGAGTAATATCTGTTGATATAACTGAAAACGATGAAGGAGAATTTATTGCACTTGTTGATGTTGCAGAGGAAGACCGTGGAATTGCAATCGGCAAAGGCGGTAAAAATATTTTTAAGGCCAACAAGCTTGCAGAAAGACAACACGATATTGTAAATGTTCAGATCATCACTGATGAGGAATGAACTTTCAATTATTTTTATAAATCTTATTTACTAGTCTGCATTTTTTAGTATATTAACAGATATTTAATTAGTCAGTATTATCTGTATTCTGATTAAATAGATCTATAACGCCGGATATCCGGTCAGCTTATTGCAAAATTAATTGAAATTGGATGTTATTCATTATCATACCAAATTGATAATGATAAATAGTGTGAAATTAGAATATAAAAAGCAGAGGGAACGTTGTGGAATCAATAATATTTCTTATTCTCTTTCCGTTGTTTGCCGGATTATTAATGCTTGTCCTGCCAAACAACGGGGTCAGGGATACAATTGTCAAAGCTGCGGCAGTTGTAACCTGCCTTGGGTCAATATATCTTCTTTTTGAATATTTTGGCCGTGGTCAGGTATTTTTTTCTATCGAAAGTGCGCTAATTGATCCGATAATAATTGCGGCTGAGGTTGCAATCGGAATTTTCATTATCGGCATCAGTGTGAAATATAAAAAATATCTCATTTCAGTGCTTGCAGCAGTGCAGCTTTTAATCATGGGATATACTGAAATTGTCTTTCAGCCGACGCATATGTCAGGTTATGATCTTTTTATTGATGAATTTTCATTAATAATGGCACTGATTATAGGTATAATCGGAAGTCTGATCTGTGTCTATGCAACCGGATATATGAGAGACTATCAGAGCCATCATAAGGACACACCTGACAACAGACCGCTGTTCTTCTTCCTGATGTTTCTTTTCCTTTCAGCAATGTTTGGAATTGTCTTTTCAAACAATATCATGTGGCTTTTCCTCTTCTGGGAGATTACAACGCTTTGTTCTTTCCTGCTCATTGCATATGCAAGGGATGAGGTGTCATGGAAGAACGGTTTTTGGGCACTGCTGTTAAATACGGTTGGAGGTGTTGCATTTGCAGGGGCTATATTATTTGTTAATGCGTATTCCACCGGAAATGACATTTATCTTAATGAACTTCTAAAGGCAAGCCCTGGAGTGGCACTTGTTGCAGCAGGGTTTATAGGATTTGCCGGGCTTACCAAGTCTGCCCAGTTGCCTTTTTCATCATGGCTTGTTGGCGCAATGGTTGCACCAACTCCAGTCTCAGCGCTTCTGCATTCAAGCACGATGGTTAA
The sequence above is a segment of the Methanoplanus limicola DSM 2279 genome. Coding sequences within it:
- a CDS encoding 50S ribosomal protein L30e; the protein is MDFETSLRRAIKSGAVVNGQKETRNCIEEGKAQIVIVANNCPGEFITYLKEKDVFVHTYNGSSMQLGKTCGKPFMVSALAVEDAGESDILSLKRA
- a CDS encoding NusA-like transcription termination signal-binding factor, which codes for MGEIVLNEQSLQLMKQFEDITGAGSRDCIIDEKNDRLIFVINPGDMGRAIGKQGTSIKKAAEDLGKKIEVVEFSNEAEEFIKNCFLPARVISVDITENDEGEFIALVDVAEEDRGIAIGKGGKNIFKANKLAERQHDIVNVQIITDEE
- the rpoA2 gene encoding DNA-directed RNA polymerase subunit A'' is translated as MLKEIEDADLPFKTKNDLLKYLESRKITREQFDDIMGRIRIEYNNTRVEPCEAVGVIAAQSIGEPGTQMTMRTFHYAGVAEINVTLGLPRLIEIMDARKNPSTPTMTIHLEGDYSTNRDMAREVSWQIEAAPLHEFGDITTDMLEMVVEVRLNRDVCKKRKISVEDILDRAPAKIKERSHYRDFEFEQDIDDACLIFKPKNHDSYQNLFTLAEYVRNVIVQGIDDIERVVVRKENGEYILYTEGSNIKGVFEVEGVDTSRTRTNNIAEISEVLGIEAGRNAIIDEALSTLREQGIQVDVRHIMLVADMMCMEGEVKQIGRHGIAGEKESVLSRAAFEVTVNHLLDAAIANEEDILEGVTENVIVGQPIQLGTGDVKLIAKKRVA